One Mugil cephalus isolate CIBA_MC_2020 chromosome 10, CIBA_Mcephalus_1.1, whole genome shotgun sequence genomic window carries:
- the LOC125014662 gene encoding FYVE, RhoGEF and PH domain-containing protein 6-like: MSEGMHKPPVAPKPKLAHHQMPPLSPSIPRRPGLSLPSPGTRRKVKPVLAPKPCLSKLTAGVESKPIKSPQRASVAETPRTVGLLTSHNGIRQENKKPDWDYIIPICLCSQENCTCTKSTPADKDKAEKDLKTLHRGKGEEHIKAVPTPRGNPDKGRGNTDKDRCQEVTTPSTCTHLTSHKHFEETLPVDTNLNTDVDTSSPGVTVRPPLPHRKWSNEPNAITVPLNAPGRGPEEDGLGTEQSSVPQPKPVPAVPRKPVPVPVPRKPRTAVRGDQEKVEAKREETVSQEGREINVKEVKVSSEGKGSSSLSVSVPDSENNQPIFLSARRVCAPPAPPPRKKLFLSEPEKEPAPAPHTRKDMKEEEELGWHIYEMEVSVDQGDEEMQKKAADDREAADGDFASHTPSRALLSQLELRQPLAMAVAAEENGPTKVAPKKPQRPSYSMAFIQEKESTEKRERWKSEVHPSQDSAFKDVTAREQPLPLNENPVRNKSSRSSLNKHKAKSFTAADLIRSDRQKRNSFRKLLDLKLSVKMIPKLMSKGGHSPDSTTSDKDQSIHKDQDEYHSPSQCLSVERKLSCPLVGVEQSVDGDEFFPKPKQDSIYENINVYEEITDYINVPKAGASPPASYLQPTSWENTMYNDEGIYEEQEPYMSLSKGTGQHQPTDDDRSSVDEEIAFMNEVRSDDDVEVNSSDEEDEDDSSSFSSKGDHEQPENTDLQKEEKKKNKIYYIAKEIMTSESVFVDVLKLLHIEFRESVSKAQQNGKPVIEERLLNQILYSLPQLYELNQNLLIELSQRVAEWNDNAKLADIFLKKGPYLKMYSTYIREFDKNVALLEEQTKKNQAFGALVREFEASPRCANLALKHYLLKPVQRIPQYQLLLTDYLKSLSKDSADYKDTEAALAIVKEVANHANDIMKHGDNFQKLIQVQYRLNGRHEIVQPGRVFLKEGVLMKLSRKVMQPRMFFLFNDTLLYTKPAQSGQYNLRNMLSLAGMKVSKPSQEALNNELNIESVQRSFILSASSPAERDEWLDALSAAITDYTKKKISFIPGKPADELIVIDSDDRGPLGSKAPIWIPDVRVTMCMICACDFTLTWRRHHCRACGKVVCQSCSSKKHRLAFRKNELSRVCDQCYVTLEQQKTTSATLSPGLRSTFTFHRKQKKIPAALKEVSANTDNSSMSGYLQRSKGKKHGKRLWFVIKDKVLYTYAASEDVAALESQPLLGFVLKVDSSQTLQFKLYHKKTLYYMFKADDKQTAQRWIDSFKEATVL; encoded by the exons ATGAGTGAAG gcATGCATAAGCCACCTGTGGCCCCTAAACCAAAGCTGGCTCACCACCAGATGCCACCGCTGTCTCCTTCCATCCCCAGAAGGCCTGGCCTCTCGCTCCCGTCCCCAGGCACCCGGAGGAAGGTGAAACCGGTGCTAGCCCCCAAACCCTGCCTGTCGAAACTCACCGCTGGTGTGGAATCCAAGCCGATCAAGAGCCCGCAGCGCGCATCTGTAGCAGAAACCCCTCGGACCGTGGGGCTTCTTACCTCCCACAACGGAATACGGCAGGAGAACAAAAAGCCCGACTGGGATTACATCATTCCCATTTGCCTGTGCAGCCAAGAAAACTGCACGTGCACCAAGAGCACACCAGCAGACAAAGACAAGGCGGAGAAAGACTTAAAAACATTGCACAGGGGTAAAGGTGAAGAACATATAAAGGCAGTGCCTACACCTCGAGGTAACCCGGATAAAGGCAGAGGGAACACAGACAAAGATAGATGTCAAGAGGTGACGACTCCCTCCACCTGTACCCACCTCACTAGCCATAAACATTTTGAGGAGACACTTCCAGTGGACACAAACCTCAACACGGACGTTGACACCTCCAGTCCAGGGGTGACTGTTAGGCCACCTCTTCCTCACAGAAAATGGAGCAACGAGCCAAATGCCATCACAGTACCTCTGAATGCACCTGGACGAGGACCAGAGGAAGATGGTCTTGGCACAGAGCAAAGCAGCGTGCCCCAACCCAAACCAGTCCCAGCAGTGCCTAGGAAGCCCGTCCCTGTCCCTGTACCACGGAAACCCAGGACGGCTGTTCGGGGCGATCAGGAAAAGGTGGAGGCCAAGAGGGAAGAGACAGTAAGTCAGGAAGGGAGGGAAATAAACGTCAAAGAGGTGAAGGTATCATCAGAGGGGAAGGGTAGCTCATCGCTGTCTGTCAGTGTACCTGATAGTGAAAACAATCAACCAATTTTTCTGTCCGCAAGACGGGTCTGTGCCCCGCCTGCCCCTCCGCCCAGGAAAAAGCTTTTTCTGTCTGAACCCGAGAAAGAACCAGCCCCTGCTCCTCACACACGAAAGGatatgaaggaggaagaggagctgggCTGGCACATTTATGAGATGGAGGTATCGGTTGATCAGGGGGATGAAGAGATGCAGAAGAAAGCAGCAGATGATCGGGAGGCAGCTGATGGCGACTTCGCATCTCACACTCCTTCTCGCGCTCTGCTGAGTCAGCTGGAGCTCAGACAGCCTCTTGCCATGGCTGTGGCAGCCGAGGAGAATGGGCCGACTAAAGTAGCTCCAAAGAAGCCGCAGAGACCGAGCTACTCAATGGCTTTTATTCAGGAGAAGGAATCCACTGAGAAGAGAGAACGGTGGAAATCAGAAGTCCATCCTTCACAAGATTCTGCTTTTAAAGATGTAACAGCGAGGGAGCAGCCTTTGCCTCTGAACGAGAACCCAGTCAGGAATAAGTCTTCACGCTCCAGCCTGAACAAACACAAGGCCAAGTCCTTCACTGCTGCCGACCTCATTCGCTCTgacagacagaagaggaacTCCTTCAGGAAACTGCTCGACTTGAAGCTCTCAGTGAAGATGATACCCAAGCTGATGTCAAAGGGCGGCCACAGCCCAGACTCCACTACAAGCGACAAAGATCAGAGCATTCACAAGGACCAAGATGAATATCACAGCCCCTCTCAGTGTCTCAGCGTTGAACGTAAATTGTCCTGTCCGCTTGTTGGAGTGGAGCAAAGCGTGGACGGAGATGAGTTTTTTCCTAAACCAAAACAAGACTCTATCTACGAGAACATCAATGTCTATGAGGAGATAACAGATTACATTAATGTGCCCAAGGCAGGGGCGTCCCCTCCGGCCTCCTACTTGCAGCCTACATCATGGGAAAACACAATGTATAATGATGAGGGTATTTATGAGGAGCAGGAGCCATACATGTCCCTGTCGAAAGGCACTGGTCAGCATCAGCCAACGGATGATGACAG GAGCTCAGTCGATGAGGAGATCGCGTTCATGAATGAAGTGCGCTCGGATGATGACGTTGAGGTCAACAGTTCggatgaggaggacgaggatgacAGCAGCTCCTTCTCAAGTAAAGGTGACCATGAGCAGCCAGAG AACACAGATTtgcagaaagaagagaagaagaaaaacaagatataCTACATTGCCAAAGAAATCATGACTTCTGAGAGTGT GTTTGTTGATGTCCTGAAGCTTCTTCACATT GAGTTCCGTGAGTCTGTGTCTAAAGCTCAGCAGAATGGGAAACCTGTGATCGAGGAGCGTCTTCTCAACCAGATCCTGTACTCGCTGCCGCAGCTGTACGAACTCAACCAAAACCTGCTCATAGAGCTCAGCCAGAGAGTGGCTGAATG GAATGACAATGCGAAGCTTGCAGACATTTTCTTGAAGAAAGGGCCCTACTTGAAGATGTACTCCACATACATCCGTGAGTTCGACAAGAATGTGGCTCTACTGGAAGAGCAGACCAAGAAGAACCAAGCATTCGGCGCTTTAGTGCGAGAATTTGAG GCAAGTCCACGCTGCGCCAACCTGGCTTTGAAGCATTACCTCCTGAAGCCTGTTCAGAGGATTCCTCAGTATCAGCTGCTGCTCACAG ACTACCTAAAAAGCCTGTCTAAAGACTCGGCCGACTACAAAGACACTGAAG CTGCCCTCGCTATTGTGAAAGAAGTGGCCAATCATGCAAATGACATCATGAAACACGGG gATAACTTCCAGAAGTTGATTCAGGTGCAGTACCGCCTGAATGGCCGCCATGAGATAGTCCAGCCTGGCCGg GTCTTCCTCAAAGAGGGCGTCCTGATGAAGCTGTCCAGGAAGGTCATGCAGCCCAGAATGTTTTTCCTG TTTAACGACACACTGCTATACACCAAACCTGCGCAATCAGGCCAGTACAATCTCAGGAACATGCTGTCGCTGGCGGGGATGAAG GTTAGCAAACCAAGCCAAGAGGCTCTTAACAATGAACTGAACATTGAGAGTGTGCAACGCTCCTTCATTCTATCTGCAAG TTCTCCTGCAGAGCGAGATGAGTGGCTTGATGCTCTTTCCGCAGCCATCACCGACTACACCAAGAAGAAAATCAGTTTTATACCGGGCAAGCCTGCAGATGAG TTAATAGTCATTGATAGTGACGATAGGGGTCCCTTGGGATCCAAAGCCCCCATATGGATCCCTGACGTGCGGGTCACAATGTGTATGATCTGTGCCTGTGACTTCACGTTAACATGGAGGAGACATCACTGCCGTGCATGTGGAAAG GTGGTGTGCCAGTCTTGTTCGTCCAAGAAACACCGGCTTGCATTTCGAAAGAATGAGCTATCTCGAGTGTGTGATCAGTGTTATGTCACTCTTGAGCAGCAAAAAA CAACATCAGCAACGTTGTCCCCTGGACTAAGATCTACATTCACCTTCCACAGGAAGCAGAAAAAGATACCTGCCGCCCTCAAAGAG GTGTCCGCGAATACAGACAACTCCTCCATGAGTGGGTATCTGCAGAGGTCCAAGGGAAAGAAGCATGGgaagaggctgtggtttgtcatCAAAGACAAGGTCTTGTACACGTATGCAGCGAGTGAG GATGTTGCAGCCTTGGAGAGTCAGCCCCTGTTAGGATTTGTGTTGAAAGTTGATTCTTCACAGACGTTGCAGTTTAAGCTCTACCACAAAAAGACACTTTACTACATGTTTAAAGCTGACGACAAACAAACAGCCCAAAG gtGGATTGATTCATTCAAAGAAGCCACTGTGCTCTGA